The Novosphingobium sp. SL115 sequence CTGCGCAATCTCCTGATAGGTACATTCATCGACGCGGTGCATCAGGAAAATCTCACGGGTCCTTGCCGGTAGGGAGGCAAGGGCGCGTTCATAAAGGCCTTGCAGTTCGCAGGCTTCAAGCAGGATACTCTGATCGAAGATCACCTGCGAATGCAGGGTTTCGTCGAATTCGACTTGCGCCGGTTGGCGACGGCGTTTGCGAATTGTGTCGACCACGAGGTTTTGCGCAATCCGCCACAGATAGCCTGCGGGATTCTCCAGGCGATCAGCCTGGCGGCCAGCGAGTGCTTTGGCAAAGACGTCCTGCACCAGATCCTGCGAGGCCTCGGGCCCCGCCTTCCAGTCGAAGTATCGCTTCAACCGTGGCTGCTCTGAACGGTACACCTGATCGAAAACGCCGTCGTTCGCCGGCTTGAGCAGCGAAGGGTATCGGGAAGAAGACACGTCGGCACCGAAGCGGGCACGATCCGAAGCGACCGGCGGTAACACCGGTTTGCATGGAAATCAGGTCTGTGCCGATCCATGCCTTTCAGCATGACCCGGCCGCAGGTCCTATAGGGACATGCGTGCATGATGCCTGGCGGATGAAAATCCGGGCAGCTGACGCCAGCCACTGCGCTGCCTGGCCGAACAATGTCCTGAGTGCAGTGGTTTTGCAAGGGTCTGGAAATCGCGGAGGATCGGGCCTGCTGCTTGCTCACCGGTCGCTCTATTCCAGGAGTGCCAGCAACTGAGGCGCAAAGCGACGGCGGCGCAGATGATATTGACGCAGCGCCTGCTCAAGCTCGCGTCGCGTACCTGTCGAACAAAGCTGCTCGAGAAGCAGCAACTCACTGGCTGCGTCTGACAAGACATGTTCTTCGCGGCAACGCACGGCATGCAACCGATCGTTCTGTGCTTCGAGGGCATCCTCAAGGATCTGATTGCCCGATCTGCGCGCGATCGAGCGGAACAGCTGTGCAGCCTTTTCAACAGTCATTGCGCCTGCACACGCGTTCTCCTCCTCTTGTGGCAAGACAGATCGACCGCCCGCTCGAAGTGCGGCACGCAGCAGCGCAAGATTGAGATCAAGCAGTTCGCACAAGTCGATCACGCCAAGATGGGGTACATGAAAGCCGAAACCGGGCCGCAGCGCGACCAGCCTCTCACCCACCAGGCGATTGAGACTGTCCCGCACGGGCGTCATGCTGACGCCAATCTCGTCCGCGATCCTTGCACCTTCAAGCCGGCTGCCGGGCGGCCACCCACCTTCTAGCAATCGCTTTTTTATGGCCGCGTAAGTTGGTTCGTGAACATGCGCCGGACTCATGGCTGCACCGTGCGACGACGTGCGAACCCGGCGACTATCGCCGCCTGGTCTGGCCGCAATGCATCGATCGCGCCGAGCGGGCCATCAAGGTCGGGACTCAACAGCACAGATGGGCACTGGCCTTCATAGTTCCCGAGATTGGGACGGTGTTGCGCGTAGCCGACAAGGGCGGCAAGCTCGGGCGAGAATGCCTTTGCCACTTGGGGCGGATAGGCCAGCCAAAGGTTCTCGTAGGGCTTGAGCCAGCCCAGACTATATCCCACGACAATCGCGCGCCGCACGCTTGTAGAGCTGTTCGAACCTGCGCCGTGCAAGGTTGATCCCAGGAAGCAGATAGCGGAACCAGGTTCACAGGTCGCGATGACCGGTTCGGGAAGTTCCGAGAGATCCGTACAGGAATCGCGATGCGTCCCGGGGTAGATCCGGGTTGCGCCGTTCTTGCTGGTGAAGGGATCAAGCGGCCAGATGACATTGAGGAGATATTCGTGTGCCCCCTTCACGCCTGCCCACATGTCCTGGTCGCAGTGGGGAAATTGTTCCACCTCGCCAGGATGG is a genomic window containing:
- a CDS encoding GntR family transcriptional regulator; amino-acid sequence: MSPAHVHEPTYAAIKKRLLEGGWPPGSRLEGARIADEIGVSMTPVRDSLNRLVGERLVALRPGFGFHVPHLGVIDLCELLDLNLALLRAALRAGGRSVLPQEEENACAGAMTVEKAAQLFRSIARRSGNQILEDALEAQNDRLHAVRCREEHVLSDAASELLLLEQLCSTGTRRELEQALRQYHLRRRRFAPQLLALLE
- a CDS encoding sigma-70 family RNA polymerase sigma factor — protein: MLPPVASDRARFGADVSSSRYPSLLKPANDGVFDQVYRSEQPRLKRYFDWKAGPEASQDLVQDVFAKALAGRQADRLENPAGYLWRIAQNLVVDTIRKRRRQPAQVEFDETLHSQVIFDQSILLEACELQGLYERALASLPARTREIFLMHRVDECTYQEIAQAVGITCAGVEYHMSKALVHLATRLGVER
- a CDS encoding phytanoyl-CoA dioxygenase family protein, whose translation is MTVAPIEPWLTELLVQGYCVIPALQPAEVLADLRQDLDVAFETTPFGQGDFYGYRTKRFGSLLRRSSRAAHIVMEPTVLALAEAVLGSACDRIQLNVAQAIAIHPGEVEQFPHCDQDMWAGVKGAHEYLLNVIWPLDPFTSKNGATRIYPGTHRDSCTDLSELPEPVIATCEPGSAICFLGSTLHGAGSNSSTSVRRAIVVGYSLGWLKPYENLWLAYPPQVAKAFSPELAALVGYAQHRPNLGNYEGQCPSVLLSPDLDGPLGAIDALRPDQAAIVAGFARRRTVQP